A single genomic interval of Brevundimonas diminuta harbors:
- the argB gene encoding acetylglutamate kinase, with the protein MNETERQSEERSWETAKTLAEALPYIQVYDRETVVIKYGGHAMGESAVARQFAADVVLLKLMGVNPVVVHGGGPQISAMLDKAGVKSSFVDGLRVTDPATMEVAEMVLSGAVNKEIAHWITMAGKEADVRGVGLSGKDAGLLTVEKTRRTKRDPDSMIEHEVDLGYVGEPTKVDPKLIAGLIASETEDWVPVIAPIGVAEDGQTYNVNADTVAGAVAGSLNAKRMLLLTDVPGVKGADGDIIRQMTLDETQNLIDTGVATGGMIPKLETAMAAVRAGVEAVVILDGRRPHAMLVELFTEFGAGTLVKAS; encoded by the coding sequence ATGAACGAAACAGAACGCCAGTCGGAAGAACGCAGCTGGGAGACGGCGAAGACGCTCGCCGAGGCCTTGCCGTATATTCAGGTGTATGACCGCGAGACCGTGGTCATCAAGTACGGCGGTCACGCCATGGGCGAGAGCGCCGTGGCGCGTCAGTTTGCGGCCGATGTGGTGCTGCTGAAGCTGATGGGCGTGAACCCGGTGGTGGTGCATGGCGGCGGGCCGCAGATCAGCGCCATGCTGGACAAGGCCGGGGTGAAGTCCAGCTTCGTCGACGGGCTGCGGGTTACCGATCCCGCGACGATGGAGGTCGCCGAGATGGTGCTGTCGGGCGCGGTGAATAAAGAAATCGCCCACTGGATCACCATGGCCGGCAAGGAGGCGGACGTGCGCGGCGTCGGCCTGTCGGGCAAGGACGCCGGTCTGCTGACGGTCGAGAAGACGCGCCGCACCAAGCGCGACCCCGACAGCATGATCGAGCATGAGGTCGATCTGGGCTATGTCGGCGAACCGACCAAGGTCGATCCCAAGCTGATCGCCGGCCTGATCGCGTCCGAGACCGAAGACTGGGTCCCGGTCATCGCCCCGATCGGCGTGGCCGAAGACGGCCAGACCTACAACGTCAACGCCGACACGGTGGCGGGCGCCGTGGCGGGGTCGCTGAACGCCAAGCGGATGCTGTTGCTGACGGACGTGCCGGGGGTCAAAGGCGCGGACGGCGACATCATCCGCCAGATGACGCTGGACGAGACGCAAAACCTGATCGACACGGGCGTCGCCACCGGCGGCATGATCCCCAAGCTGGAGACGGCCATGGCCGCCGTTCGCGCGGGCGTCGAGGCGGTGGTCATTCTGGACGGGCGTCGGCCGCACGCCATGCTGGTCGAGTTGTTCACCGAATTCGGCGCCGGCACCCTGGTGAAGGCGTCTTGA
- a CDS encoding pyrimidine 5'-nucleotidase, producing MIDPHSTSLGHVRAWVFDMDDTLYPREQGLMRLVQARINAFVVEAVGLEPEAAAAMQRQFLDEHGTTLAGLMANYAVDTERFLREVHDVPLDGVEPNPRLAERLKALPGRCYVFTNGARDYAHRVLDRIGVADCFEGVFAIEDGDLTPKPNPATFRRMLEQFDIDPHRSAFFEDTPKNLEPAKALGMATVLIGDGHGKPIGPHIDHVAPDLLDFLSDLPFKDAA from the coding sequence TTGATCGACCCCCATTCCACATCCCTTGGGCATGTGCGCGCCTGGGTGTTCGACATGGACGACACCCTGTATCCGCGCGAGCAGGGTCTGATGCGGCTGGTCCAGGCGCGCATCAACGCCTTCGTGGTCGAGGCCGTCGGGCTGGAGCCCGAGGCCGCAGCCGCGATGCAGCGCCAGTTCCTGGACGAACACGGCACGACCCTGGCCGGGTTGATGGCCAACTATGCCGTCGATACCGAACGGTTCCTGCGCGAGGTGCACGACGTGCCGCTGGATGGCGTCGAGCCCAATCCACGTCTGGCCGAGCGGCTGAAGGCTCTGCCCGGTCGTTGCTATGTCTTCACCAACGGCGCGCGGGATTACGCCCACCGTGTGCTGGACCGGATCGGGGTCGCCGACTGTTTCGAAGGCGTCTTCGCCATCGAGGATGGGGATCTGACGCCCAAGCCCAATCCCGCGACCTTCCGCCGGATGCTGGAGCAATTCGACATTGATCCGCACCGATCCGCCTTCTTCGAGGACACGCCCAAGAACCTGGAACCGGCCAAGGCGTTGGGCATGGCGACGGTGCTGATCGGCGACGGTCATGGCAAGCCGATCGGGCCGCACATCGACCATGTGGCCCCGGACCTTCTCGACTTCCTCTCCGACCTGCCCTTCAAGGACGCCGCATGA
- the dapD gene encoding 2,3,4,5-tetrahydropyridine-2,6-dicarboxylate N-succinyltransferase yields MTDLSHLESVVEAAWEQRAEVSATTHGEVGDAVETALALLDSGQARVASRGADGVWTTHQWLKKAVLLSFRLNENQIMRAGAPSVMPLSVDHPVAVGPFWDKVPNKFGDWTASDYQSAGFRSVPGAIVRHGAHIARNVVLMPSFVNIGAFVDEGSMVDAWATVGSCAQIGKNVHLSGGAGIGGVLEPLQANPTIIEDGCFIGARAEVAEGVIVREGAVLAMGVYLSGSTKIVDRATGEVFRGEVPAYSVVVPGSLPDPNGGPSLYCAVIVKRVDAQTRAKTGVNELLRD; encoded by the coding sequence ATGACCGATCTGTCGCATCTCGAATCCGTCGTCGAGGCCGCCTGGGAACAGCGCGCCGAGGTGTCTGCCACAACGCATGGCGAGGTGGGCGATGCCGTCGAGACCGCCCTGGCCCTGCTGGATTCCGGCCAGGCGCGCGTCGCCTCGCGCGGCGCGGATGGCGTCTGGACCACGCATCAGTGGCTGAAGAAGGCGGTGCTGCTGTCCTTCCGTCTAAACGAAAACCAGATCATGCGGGCGGGCGCGCCGTCCGTCATGCCGCTGTCGGTGGACCATCCCGTCGCTGTCGGTCCCTTCTGGGACAAGGTGCCCAACAAGTTCGGCGATTGGACCGCATCGGATTATCAATCGGCCGGCTTCCGTTCGGTGCCCGGCGCCATCGTCCGTCACGGCGCTCATATCGCCAGGAATGTCGTGCTGATGCCGTCGTTCGTGAACATCGGCGCCTTCGTCGATGAGGGGTCGATGGTGGATGCCTGGGCCACGGTCGGCTCCTGCGCCCAGATCGGCAAGAATGTGCACCTGTCGGGCGGCGCGGGCATCGGCGGCGTGCTGGAGCCGCTGCAGGCCAATCCGACCATCATCGAGGACGGCTGCTTCATCGGCGCCCGCGCCGAGGTCGCCGAGGGCGTGATCGTGCGCGAGGGCGCGGTCCTGGCCATGGGCGTCTATCTGTCGGGCTCGACCAAGATCGTGGATCGGGCGACCGGCGAAGTGTTCCGGGGCGAGGTGCCGGCCTATTCGGTGGTCGTGCCGGGTTCGCTGCCGGACCCGAACGGCGGGCCGTCGCTGTATTGCGCCGTCATCGTCAAGCGGGTGGACGCGCAGACGCGGGCCAAGACCGGCGTCAACGAACTGCTGCGCGACTGA
- a CDS encoding sensor histidine kinase produces MTTFKTHPGRSLLQHLIADGHMRYLIIASWAVALFTVTDWATTMLWFAAATASGLLRTFAERVLVIRNERLHGRIKLTAATISCIAWSAAPLLAFLYGGAYGVPLGVALLMAGYVLVFTQMRAAPREALIASAPYSVVVVLLFAKLWGTPGFWVVVSMIPVLALALLIKVAITQMKDSDLEAVNRRQAELIAELETARDSANAASAAKSNFLGVISHELRTPMNGVLGAAQLLQMSELSDRQKEFVGVIRDSGEGLMVLLNDILDITKIESGKMELDFVDVEAETLAARLTGPFKAQAEARGLTFTTDIRGPLPPLLRMDPLRLAQVTHNLLANAIKFTPKGEVRLIIDSEPAGEGRTTLRLGVADSGIGIAADDLTRLFQPFSQVDGSSTRKFGGTGLGLSICQRLAALMDGEITVTSTPGQGSTFTLHATFDTPAMQPIRVAA; encoded by the coding sequence ATGACGACGTTCAAGACCCACCCTGGCCGTTCCCTGCTCCAGCATCTGATTGCAGACGGTCACATGCGGTATCTGATCATCGCCAGTTGGGCGGTTGCCCTGTTCACCGTCACCGATTGGGCGACCACAATGTTGTGGTTTGCAGCGGCGACCGCGTCAGGCCTGCTGCGAACGTTCGCCGAACGGGTCTTGGTGATCCGAAATGAGCGACTGCACGGGCGGATCAAGCTGACGGCCGCCACCATTTCCTGCATCGCCTGGTCGGCGGCGCCGCTGCTCGCCTTCCTTTACGGCGGCGCCTATGGCGTGCCGCTGGGCGTCGCCCTTCTCATGGCCGGCTATGTGCTGGTCTTCACCCAGATGCGCGCCGCGCCCCGCGAGGCCCTGATCGCATCAGCGCCCTATTCGGTGGTCGTGGTGCTGCTGTTCGCGAAACTGTGGGGCACGCCGGGCTTTTGGGTGGTCGTCAGCATGATCCCGGTTTTGGCGCTGGCCTTGCTGATCAAGGTGGCCATCACCCAGATGAAGGACAGCGATCTGGAAGCCGTCAACCGCCGGCAGGCCGAACTGATCGCCGAGTTGGAAACCGCGCGCGATAGCGCAAACGCCGCCAGCGCCGCCAAGTCCAACTTCCTGGGCGTCATCTCTCATGAGCTTCGCACCCCGATGAACGGGGTTCTGGGGGCCGCGCAACTGTTGCAGATGTCCGAGCTCAGCGACCGCCAGAAGGAGTTCGTCGGCGTGATCCGCGATTCCGGCGAAGGGCTTATGGTGCTGCTGAACGACATACTCGACATTACCAAGATCGAATCCGGCAAGATGGAGTTGGACTTCGTCGATGTCGAAGCCGAGACCCTCGCCGCCCGGTTGACGGGTCCGTTCAAGGCCCAGGCCGAGGCGCGCGGACTGACCTTCACGACCGACATCCGCGGCCCGTTGCCGCCGCTCCTCAGAATGGACCCGCTGCGCCTGGCCCAGGTGACGCACAACCTTCTGGCCAACGCCATCAAGTTCACGCCCAAGGGCGAGGTTCGCCTGATCATCGACAGCGAGCCGGCAGGCGAGGGCCGCACGACCTTGCGGCTTGGGGTCGCCGATTCCGGCATCGGCATCGCCGCCGACGATCTGACGCGCCTGTTCCAGCCCTTCTCTCAGGTGGACGGGTCATCCACCCGCAAGTTCGGCGGCACCGGCCTGGGCCTCAGCATCTGCCAGCGTCTGGCCGCCCTGATGGACGGCGAGATCACGGTGACGTCGACCCCCGGCCAGGGATCGACCTTCACCTTGCACGCGACGTTCGACACGCCTGCGATGCAACCTATCCGCGTTGCGGCCTGA
- the thrS gene encoding threonine--tRNA ligase codes for MIDLKFPDGAVRQYPAGSTARDVATSISPSLAKKAVLAELNGEQRDMGRVLETGGDFRLIMRDDPAALYTIRHDTAHVLAEAVQTLFPGTQVTIGPAIEDGFYYDFYREEPFSTDDFAAIEKEMGRIVDRDAKFEREVWERDEAIQFFEARGEKFKAELIRDLPGTETITLYKQGDWIDLCRGPHFPSTRHVGKAFKLTKLAGAYWRGDSKREQLQRIYGTAWATKEDLDAHLQRLEEAEKRDHRKVGKAMELFHMQEEGRGMVFWHPKGWVLWRVLEAYMRRRLDAAGYVEVKTPQVLDRKFWEQSGHWDKYRPNMFVCETVEGEELSLKPMNCPGHVQIFDQGQRSYRELPLRMAEFGACHRYEPSGSLHGLMRVRGFTQDDAHIFCREDQIVEETAEFIKLARSVHADLGMETAYISLGTRPENRAGTDEFWDKAETLMAEAARAAGTEPVVTEGDGAFYAPKLDFIVKDAIGREWTCGTIQLDYVLPERLNATYIAEDGQKHRPVMLHRAILGSFERFIGIMIENYAGAFPLWLAPTQAVVATITSDADDYARDVMARFKAAGLRTEIDLRNEKVGYKVREHSVGKVPVIAVVGRKEAEDGMVAIRRLGSQAQTLVTVEEAIRLLTDEATPPDLKRAG; via the coding sequence ATGATCGACCTGAAATTCCCCGACGGCGCGGTGCGCCAATACCCGGCCGGTTCGACGGCGCGCGACGTCGCGACCTCGATCTCGCCGTCGCTGGCGAAGAAGGCCGTGCTGGCCGAACTGAACGGCGAGCAACGCGACATGGGCCGGGTGCTGGAGACGGGCGGCGACTTCCGACTGATCATGCGCGACGACCCCGCCGCCCTCTACACGATCCGCCACGACACGGCCCACGTCCTGGCCGAGGCGGTCCAGACCCTGTTCCCCGGCACCCAGGTCACGATCGGGCCGGCGATCGAGGACGGCTTCTACTACGACTTCTACCGCGAAGAGCCCTTCTCCACCGACGACTTCGCCGCCATCGAAAAGGAGATGGGCCGGATCGTGGATCGCGACGCTAAGTTCGAGCGCGAGGTCTGGGAGCGGGATGAGGCCATCCAATTCTTCGAGGCGCGCGGCGAGAAGTTCAAGGCTGAGCTGATCCGCGACCTGCCGGGCACCGAGACGATCACCCTGTACAAACAGGGCGACTGGATCGACCTGTGCCGGGGCCCGCACTTCCCCTCGACGCGCCACGTCGGCAAGGCGTTCAAACTGACCAAGTTGGCCGGCGCCTATTGGCGGGGCGATTCCAAGCGCGAGCAGTTGCAACGCATCTACGGCACCGCCTGGGCCACCAAGGAAGACTTGGACGCCCATCTGCAGCGTCTGGAAGAGGCCGAGAAGCGCGACCATCGCAAGGTCGGCAAGGCGATGGAACTCTTCCACATGCAGGAAGAGGGCCGGGGCATGGTCTTCTGGCATCCCAAGGGCTGGGTCCTGTGGCGCGTGCTGGAAGCCTATATGCGCCGCCGCCTGGACGCCGCCGGATACGTCGAGGTCAAGACGCCCCAAGTGCTGGACCGCAAATTCTGGGAACAGAGCGGCCACTGGGACAAGTATCGCCCCAATATGTTCGTCTGCGAGACGGTCGAGGGCGAGGAGTTGAGCCTGAAGCCGATGAACTGCCCGGGCCACGTTCAGATCTTCGACCAGGGTCAGCGGTCCTATCGCGAACTGCCGCTGCGCATGGCCGAGTTTGGGGCCTGCCATCGCTATGAGCCGTCAGGATCGCTGCACGGTCTGATGCGGGTGCGCGGTTTCACCCAGGACGACGCCCACATCTTCTGCCGCGAAGACCAGATCGTCGAGGAGACGGCCGAGTTCATCAAACTGGCCCGCAGCGTCCATGCCGACCTGGGCATGGAGACGGCCTACATCAGCCTGGGCACCCGGCCCGAAAACCGCGCCGGCACGGACGAGTTCTGGGACAAGGCCGAGACCCTGATGGCTGAGGCCGCCCGCGCCGCCGGCACCGAGCCGGTCGTGACCGAGGGCGACGGCGCCTTCTATGCGCCCAAGCTGGACTTCATCGTCAAGGACGCGATCGGCCGCGAATGGACCTGCGGCACGATCCAGCTGGACTATGTCCTGCCCGAACGTCTGAACGCCACCTACATCGCCGAGGATGGCCAGAAGCACCGCCCGGTCATGCTGCACCGCGCGATCCTGGGCTCATTCGAGCGCTTCATCGGCATCATGATCGAGAACTACGCCGGCGCCTTCCCGCTGTGGCTGGCCCCGACCCAGGCCGTCGTGGCCACAATCACCTCCGACGCCGACGACTACGCCCGCGACGTGATGGCCAGGTTCAAGGCCGCCGGCCTGCGCACCGAGATCGACCTGCGCAACGAAAAGGTCGGCTACAAGGTGCGTGAACACTCGGTCGGCAAGGTGCCGGTCATCGCGGTCGTCGGCCGCAAGGAAGCCGAAGACGGCATGGTCGCCATCCGCCGCTTGGGCTCGCAGGCCCAGACCCTGGTTACGGTCGAGGAAGCCATTCGCCTCCTGACCGACGAAGCGACCCCGCCGGATCTAAAGCGCGCCGGTTGA
- the yidD gene encoding membrane protein insertion efficiency factor YidD encodes MSLYERGVRAAHRGYKLTLSPLIGQQCRFLPTCSDYGRDALIQHGPVKGGWLTVRRLCKCHPFGGSGYDPVPPVKD; translated from the coding sequence ATGTCTCTCTATGAACGCGGCGTGCGCGCGGCCCATCGGGGCTACAAGCTGACGCTGTCTCCCCTGATCGGCCAGCAGTGCCGGTTCCTGCCGACCTGTTCGGATTACGGGCGCGACGCCCTGATCCAGCACGGCCCGGTAAAGGGGGGGTGGCTCACCGTGCGCAGGCTCTGTAAATGCCATCCCTTCGGGGGATCGGGATACGACCCGGTCCCGCCAGTTAAAGACTGA
- a CDS encoding iron-sulfur cluster assembly scaffold protein has translation MIDDLYSARILSLAANLPHAGRLPAPQGTGERVAKLCGSRATVDVTLDDEGRIADFAQDVKACALGQAAAGVLGQSVIGASVDDLEDARDAMIAMLKSGGDGPVGRFEDLRLLKQVADYPARHASTLVSLEATLEAVNKALAARTRLAGAA, from the coding sequence ATGATCGACGACCTCTACAGCGCCCGCATCCTGTCGCTGGCGGCGAACCTGCCGCATGCTGGGCGTTTGCCCGCGCCGCAGGGCACCGGGGAGCGGGTGGCGAAACTGTGCGGGTCACGCGCGACGGTCGATGTGACGCTGGACGACGAAGGCCGCATCGCCGACTTCGCCCAGGACGTCAAAGCCTGCGCCCTCGGCCAGGCCGCCGCCGGGGTTCTGGGTCAATCGGTGATCGGCGCGTCGGTCGATGATCTCGAGGACGCCCGCGACGCCATGATCGCCATGCTGAAATCCGGCGGCGACGGACCCGTTGGTCGGTTCGAGGATTTGCGTCTGCTGAAACAGGTCGCCGACTACCCCGCCCGCCACGCCTCGACCCTGGTCTCACTGGAGGCGACGCTGGAGGCGGTGAACAAGGCCCTCGCAGCCCGAACGCGTCTCGCCGGCGCGGCCTGA
- a CDS encoding HAD-IA family hydrolase, producing MTALPASRAYQAFLFDMDGTLITSTLAAERVWTRWAERHGLDVAAFVPTIHGVRAIDTIRRQNLPDIDLDAEVAWVERGEIEDVDGVAPIPGAIDFVKRLPPDRWAVVTSASIPLARARLKAAGVTPPAVMVTAEDVERGKPDPAGYLKAAATLGFSIADCLVFEDAEAGIEAGEAAGADVLVVTAAWTHPLETDHPTLADYADASLEVRSDGRLVLTL from the coding sequence ATGACCGCCCTCCCCGCGTCCCGCGCTTATCAGGCCTTCCTGTTCGACATGGACGGCACCCTGATCACATCGACCCTGGCCGCCGAGCGCGTCTGGACCCGCTGGGCCGAGCGCCACGGGCTGGATGTCGCCGCCTTCGTTCCCACCATCCACGGTGTGCGCGCGATCGACACCATTCGTCGTCAGAACCTGCCCGATATTGACCTGGACGCCGAGGTCGCCTGGGTCGAGCGCGGCGAGATCGAGGACGTGGACGGCGTCGCCCCTATTCCCGGCGCCATCGACTTCGTCAAACGCCTGCCGCCAGACCGCTGGGCCGTGGTCACGTCCGCCTCGATCCCGCTGGCGCGCGCCCGTCTTAAGGCCGCAGGCGTCACGCCGCCCGCGGTCATGGTCACCGCCGAGGATGTCGAACGCGGCAAGCCTGACCCCGCCGGCTATCTGAAGGCCGCCGCGACCCTGGGCTTCAGCATCGCCGACTGCCTGGTGTTCGAGGACGCCGAGGCCGGCATCGAGGCGGGCGAAGCGGCCGGCGCCGACGTGCTGGTCGTCACCGCCGCCTGGACCCATCCGCTGGAGACGGATCATCCCACTCTGGCGGACTATGCGGATGCGAGTTTGGAAGTCCGATCCGATGGGCGTCTCGTCCTGACGCTGTAA
- a CDS encoding tetratricopeptide repeat protein yields the protein MSRMPALLATVALIALSGTPTLAADPTAATAAQVRAPSSAAVRATYDRMDALSRSVFWASEQQADPTDAVAGVKLAQALRELGRYDQAAEAAQATLTLQPNNLDALLELGRAHIARGQAFYGVAPLEQARDLAPRDWRPYSLLGVAYEQVRRTDDARAAWNQALALSPDNPDVLTNAATAALTHGDAPGAETLLRRAVAQPTASAKVRQNLAMVLGLQGKMGEAEQILRRELPPEQAEQNLQWLRSRSTSGAATSGGGAATSSPATDTARTWNSLQGG from the coding sequence ATGTCGCGCATGCCCGCCCTTCTCGCAACCGTCGCCCTGATCGCCCTGTCCGGCACGCCGACGCTGGCGGCTGATCCGACGGCGGCGACCGCGGCCCAGGTTCGCGCGCCGTCATCCGCTGCGGTGCGGGCCACCTATGACCGGATGGACGCCCTGTCGCGCTCGGTCTTCTGGGCCTCGGAGCAGCAGGCCGATCCGACCGATGCCGTAGCGGGCGTGAAACTGGCCCAGGCCCTGCGTGAGCTGGGCCGATACGATCAGGCGGCCGAGGCCGCCCAGGCGACATTGACGCTCCAGCCCAACAATCTGGACGCCCTGCTGGAGCTGGGCCGCGCCCACATCGCGCGCGGCCAGGCCTTTTACGGCGTCGCGCCGCTGGAGCAGGCGCGCGACCTGGCGCCGCGCGATTGGCGGCCCTACTCCCTGCTGGGCGTGGCCTACGAGCAGGTGCGTCGCACCGACGACGCCCGCGCCGCCTGGAACCAGGCCCTGGCCCTGTCGCCCGACAACCCCGACGTCCTGACCAACGCGGCCACTGCCGCCCTGACGCATGGCGATGCGCCGGGCGCCGAGACCCTGCTGCGTCGCGCCGTGGCCCAGCCGACCGCCTCGGCCAAGGTGCGCCAGAACCTGGCCATGGTGCTGGGCCTTCAGGGCAAGATGGGCGAGGCCGAACAGATCCTGCGCCGCGAACTGCCCCCCGAACAGGCCGAGCAGAACCTGCAATGGCTGCGCTCGCGCAGCACGAGCGGCGCGGCGACGTCCGGCGGCGGCGCGGCGACCTCGTCACCTGCGACCGACACCGCCCGCACCTGGAATTCGCTGCAAGGCGGCTGA
- a CDS encoding leucyl aminopeptidase family protein — MSVSHPLLVSAQDGDGAIPIRFVQAGGVLEGAARRWGAVHGFEGKPGQLLVVPDADGEIGQVVVGAGATFDPMSVRGLSARLPGGLYRLEVAAQDAELATLAFLLGGYVFDRYKARPDRTPVRLVAPDGVDVAEISRIAAACALAREMVDTPAADMGPLQIETIAREIAESARAEITVTTGDALLEDNYPAIHAVGRAAAPHRAPRLIEIGWKLDRTDLPLVALVGKGVVFDTGGLDLKPAAGMRNMKKDMGGSAHALALGRLVMQADLPVRLVVIVAAVENAVSADAFRPGDILNSRKGLTIEIGNTDAEGRLILADALTRADEHQPDLTLDFATLTGAARIALGPELPPLYTDDEALAAGLLAAAGQVRDPLWRMPLWAGYRGALDAEIADLRNDPAGWAQAGSVTAALFLQKFAPATGAWAHMDIFAWNPRARPGYPEGGEAQALRACYAMLKARYAT; from the coding sequence ATGTCCGTCTCGCATCCCCTGCTGGTGTCCGCCCAAGACGGCGACGGCGCCATCCCGATCCGCTTCGTTCAGGCGGGCGGCGTGTTGGAGGGCGCGGCCCGCCGCTGGGGCGCCGTGCACGGGTTCGAAGGCAAGCCGGGCCAGCTGTTGGTCGTACCGGACGCGGACGGTGAGATCGGCCAGGTGGTCGTCGGCGCGGGCGCGACCTTTGACCCTATGAGCGTGCGGGGACTGTCGGCGCGGCTCCCGGGCGGCCTCTATAGGCTTGAGGTCGCCGCGCAGGACGCGGAACTGGCGACCCTGGCCTTCCTGCTGGGGGGCTATGTCTTCGACCGCTATAAGGCCCGGCCGGACCGGACGCCCGTGCGGCTGGTCGCGCCGGACGGTGTGGACGTCGCCGAAATCTCGCGCATCGCCGCCGCCTGCGCTCTGGCCCGCGAAATGGTCGATACGCCCGCCGCCGATATGGGGCCGTTGCAGATCGAGACCATCGCCCGCGAGATTGCAGAGAGCGCCCGCGCCGAGATCACCGTCACGACCGGCGACGCCCTGCTGGAAGACAACTATCCGGCCATCCACGCGGTGGGGCGCGCCGCCGCCCCGCACCGGGCGCCGCGCCTGATCGAGATCGGCTGGAAGCTGGACCGGACCGACCTGCCGCTGGTCGCCCTGGTCGGCAAGGGGGTGGTGTTCGACACTGGCGGTCTGGACCTGAAGCCCGCCGCCGGCATGCGCAACATGAAGAAGGATATGGGCGGCTCGGCCCATGCCCTGGCGCTGGGGCGGTTGGTGATGCAGGCGGACCTGCCCGTGCGGTTGGTGGTGATCGTCGCGGCGGTCGAGAACGCCGTGTCGGCCGACGCCTTCCGGCCCGGCGACATCCTGAACAGCCGCAAGGGTCTGACCATCGAGATCGGCAATACGGACGCCGAAGGGCGGCTGATCCTGGCCGACGCCCTGACACGGGCGGACGAGCATCAACCCGACCTGACGCTGGACTTCGCCACCCTCACCGGGGCGGCGCGGATCGCCCTGGGTCCGGAGCTGCCGCCTCTTTACACAGACGACGAAGCCCTGGCCGCCGGGCTGCTTGCTGCGGCGGGTCAGGTGCGCGATCCCCTGTGGCGAATGCCGCTGTGGGCTGGCTATCGCGGCGCGCTGGACGCCGAGATCGCGGACCTGCGGAACGACCCGGCCGGCTGGGCCCAGGCCGGCTCGGTGACGGCCGCCCTGTTCCTGCAAAAGTTCGCTCCGGCCACGGGGGCCTGGGCGCACATGGATATCTTCGCCTGGAACCCCCGCGCCCGCCCTGGCTATCCGGAAGGCGGCGAGGCCCAGGCGCTGAGAGCCTGCTACGCCATGCTGAAGGCCCGCTACGCGACGTAG
- a CDS encoding NlpC/P60 family protein produces MTDVLDLLPPGDRLVRPDLAEQALEGLVRADAYRATEAMHCRVAVADILSDADGRIDQLLHGEIFDVLDRSNGRAWGRARRDGVVGWVVLDSLSAGAPLATHWIAAVDAALPLNALVIEATEASEADLKPIGAFETDLVAVAERLLGRPHELGARSSISTDCSGLVQQALLACGLPGPRRSDAQARLGRAASSSDLQRGDIVVWLAPNDDHDWTGHSALMLDGERIIHATGGKGVVIETLAEVEARLIAEGFATAVFRRL; encoded by the coding sequence TTGACCGACGTCCTCGACCTTCTTCCGCCCGGCGATCGCCTCGTTCGCCCTGACCTCGCCGAACAGGCGCTGGAAGGGCTGGTGCGCGCGGACGCCTATCGGGCGACCGAGGCCATGCATTGCCGCGTGGCCGTGGCGGACATCCTGTCTGACGCCGACGGTCGAATCGACCAGCTACTGCACGGCGAGATCTTCGACGTTTTGGATCGATCGAACGGCCGGGCCTGGGGCCGGGCGCGGCGCGACGGCGTCGTCGGCTGGGTCGTCCTGGACAGTCTGTCGGCCGGCGCGCCGTTGGCGACGCACTGGATCGCCGCCGTGGATGCCGCCCTGCCGCTGAACGCTCTGGTGATCGAGGCGACGGAAGCTTCTGAGGCTGATCTGAAGCCGATCGGCGCGTTCGAGACGGATCTGGTCGCGGTCGCCGAGCGGTTGCTCGGGCGGCCGCATGAACTTGGCGCGCGGTCTTCGATCTCCACCGACTGTTCCGGCCTGGTGCAGCAGGCCCTGCTGGCGTGCGGCCTGCCCGGTCCCCGCCGGTCGGACGCGCAGGCCCGGTTGGGTCGAGCCGCGTCTTCATCGGACCTCCAGCGCGGCGACATCGTCGTCTGGCTGGCGCCGAACGACGATCACGACTGGACGGGTCATTCGGCGCTGATGCTGGATGGCGAACGCATCATTCACGCGACAGGCGGCAAGGGCGTCGTGATCGAGACCTTGGCCGAGGTCGAGGCGCGTCTGATCGCCGAAGGTTTTGCAACCGCCGTCTTCCGTCGGCTCTAG
- the mmcB gene encoding DNA repair putative endonuclease MmcB: MSAVSHLELVFSRPETTLSVTRGAARLMMDMGYAPLLEVCLPNGRRADVMAIGRKGDIVICEVKSGVEDYRVDRKWHEYGLFCDAFFFAVAPEFPQDILPDEPGLIVADGFGGAVVRDAPVVGLAPARRKALTLAFARLGAMRTLRD, from the coding sequence ATGTCCGCCGTCTCCCATCTCGAACTCGTCTTCAGCCGTCCCGAGACCACCCTTTCGGTCACGCGCGGCGCGGCGCGGCTGATGATGGACATGGGCTATGCGCCCCTCTTGGAAGTCTGCCTGCCCAATGGCCGCCGCGCCGATGTCATGGCGATCGGGCGCAAGGGCGACATCGTCATCTGCGAGGTGAAGTCGGGCGTCGAGGACTATCGCGTCGACCGCAAATGGCACGAGTACGGACTGTTCTGCGACGCCTTCTTCTTCGCCGTCGCGCCCGAGTTTCCGCAGGACATCCTGCCCGACGAACCGGGCCTGATCGTTGCAGACGGTTTCGGCGGGGCGGTCGTGCGAGACGCGCCGGTGGTCGGCTTGGCGCCCGCCCGCCGCAAGGCGCTGACGCTGGCTTTCGCCCGGCTGGGCGCGATGCGGACCTTGCGGGACTAG